One part of the Treponema peruense genome encodes these proteins:
- a CDS encoding peptidase U32 family protein, producing MELLSPAGNIDKLRYCYAYGADAAYIGLKNFSLRVKADNFYEDEYSKVIQLKNEFPGRRLHCALNISFHNNEIDRFIKDIPYFKQYPIDAFIVQDLGIVPILQKHFPNAQLHLSTQASCMNREAVKMYKSLGFSRVVMGREASLSEIAEIKDAVPDMEIECFVHGAMCIAYAGRCLMSAYLNGRSAQEGFCSHTCRWDYDVMVKPSELAQSGALYLREHKRPDEYFPVYEGENFTAVLSSKDLCMIDHLSDLKKAGVDSLKIEGRMKSVYYVALITRAYRKALDALEGKITQKEAEPFVSELYKVSHRPFGTGFYYGRSDADVTVSGATDSPYQLCAELGKPLCKEEENAVLKKGKFLRDSRKTAYDAMCQEARAAFDKRTAANPDKYLEGIEEREGWKMYPLKALNMIQKDSELEVVSPDCVAKKLCSKDFLLVNPENGETYNWVCDGHPCVIYTAEEIASASLVRIKDEGYVEGRFRDNGR from the coding sequence ATGGAGCTGCTTTCTCCTGCCGGAAATATCGATAAACTCAGATACTGCTATGCTTACGGTGCAGACGCGGCCTACATCGGCTTAAAAAACTTTTCGCTTCGTGTAAAGGCCGACAATTTTTACGAGGACGAATACAGTAAGGTTATTCAGCTTAAAAATGAATTTCCCGGACGCAGACTTCACTGTGCTCTGAATATTTCTTTCCATAACAACGAAATAGACCGCTTTATAAAAGATATTCCTTATTTTAAACAGTATCCAATAGACGCGTTTATTGTTCAGGATCTTGGAATCGTTCCCATTCTGCAAAAGCATTTCCCCAACGCACAGCTGCATCTTTCTACACAGGCCAGCTGCATGAACCGCGAAGCCGTAAAGATGTACAAATCGCTGGGATTTTCGCGCGTAGTCATGGGACGTGAAGCTTCTCTTTCTGAAATTGCAGAGATAAAAGATGCTGTTCCGGATATGGAAATTGAATGTTTTGTTCACGGTGCAATGTGTATTGCCTATGCCGGCCGCTGTCTTATGAGTGCCTATCTTAACGGACGCAGTGCCCAGGAAGGTTTTTGTTCGCATACATGCCGCTGGGACTATGATGTAATGGTAAAACCTTCCGAACTTGCACAGAGCGGTGCACTTTATCTTCGCGAACACAAGAGGCCTGACGAATATTTTCCTGTTTACGAAGGCGAAAATTTTACTGCAGTTCTGTCTTCAAAAGATTTGTGCATGATTGACCATCTGTCAGACCTTAAAAAAGCCGGTGTTGACAGTCTTAAGATTGAAGGCCGCATGAAAAGCGTTTATTACGTTGCCCTTATTACGCGCGCATACAGAAAGGCACTGGATGCCCTTGAAGGAAAAATTACGCAGAAAGAAGCAGAACCTTTTGTTTCTGAACTGTACAAGGTAAGCCACAGACCTTTCGGAACAGGCTTTTACTACGGAAGGTCAGATGCAGATGTTACGGTAAGCGGTGCAACAGACAGTCCCTACCAGCTTTGTGCTGAACTTGGAAAGCCTCTTTGTAAGGAAGAAGAAAATGCTGTCCTTAAAAAAGGAAAATTCCTGAGGGACTCAAGAAAAACCGCATACGATGCTATGTGTCAGGAAGCGCGGGCTGCCTTTGACAAACGCACGGCCGCGAATCCCGACAAATACCTTGAAGGAATTGAAGAGCGCGAAGGGTGGAAAATGTACCCGCTCAAGGCACTCAATATGATTCAAAAAGATTCAGAACTTGAAGTTGTTTCCCCTGACTGCGTGGCAAAAAAGCTCTGTTCAAAGGACTTTCTGCTGGTCAATCCCGAAAACGGTGAAACATACAACTGGGTTTGCGACGGTCACCCGTGCGTAATTTATACTGCAGAAGAAATTGCAAGTGCATCTCTTGTAAGAATAAAGGATGAAGGTTATGTTGAAGGCCGCTTCAGGGATAACGGCCGCTGA
- a CDS encoding alpha/beta hydrolase fold domain-containing protein produces MEIRIDRRAAVKKLRTLVLTPKHEVGQFRSKLEKKFTCDFVPNGAELSESMIGGVKCDILVPRAFSANRVLLYVHGGSFSGGSRESCRSFCAGLADSVSARAVVPEFRLPPTHPFPAGTEDVSAVFNALADENSGTEILIAADGSGASVALASVLGLDSAARSRIKGIILFSPWLDISDSYDFGSKKARDEVIAREDILHAADLYTYASNVMNPRVSPLKADKAMLEGFPEVYIQCGEKEILLSQSRDFCSLLMDNGINCVLDVWPGMMHLFQMADEYLMESHLAVERIGRYVNRRPEDDDGGERAVVLKKNNIDVTE; encoded by the coding sequence ATGGAAATAAGAATAGACCGCCGGGCCGCGGTAAAAAAACTTCGTACTCTGGTTCTTACTCCAAAGCATGAAGTGGGCCAGTTTCGCTCAAAATTAGAAAAGAAATTTACCTGCGACTTTGTTCCAAACGGAGCAGAACTTTCCGAAAGTATGATAGGCGGTGTTAAGTGCGATATTCTTGTTCCCCGTGCATTTTCTGCAAACAGAGTGTTGCTTTATGTTCACGGCGGTTCATTTTCCGGCGGTTCGCGTGAAAGCTGCAGGAGTTTCTGCGCAGGACTTGCAGACAGTGTTTCTGCCAGGGCTGTTGTACCCGAGTTCAGGCTGCCACCGACACATCCGTTTCCTGCGGGAACAGAGGATGTAAGCGCTGTTTTCAATGCACTTGCAGATGAAAACTCCGGTACAGAAATTTTAATTGCGGCAGACGGCAGCGGGGCTTCTGTTGCGCTTGCATCCGTGCTTGGTCTGGACAGCGCCGCACGTTCGCGGATAAAAGGAATAATTCTTTTTTCACCGTGGCTGGATATTTCTGACAGCTATGACTTCGGTTCAAAAAAGGCGCGCGATGAAGTTATCGCAAGAGAGGATATTCTTCATGCTGCAGATTTGTACACATACGCATCGAATGTAATGAACCCGCGTGTTTCCCCACTCAAGGCAGACAAAGCCATGCTCGAAGGTTTTCCCGAAGTGTACATTCAGTGCGGTGAAAAGGAAATTCTTCTTTCACAGTCGCGTGACTTCTGCAGCCTTCTTATGGACAACGGAATAAACTGCGTGCTTGACGTATGGCCCGGTATGATGCATCTTTTTCAGATGGCAGACGAATATCTTATGGAATCGCATCTTGCCGTAGAAAGAATAGGCCGCTATGTAAACAGACGCCCCGAGGATGACGACGGTGGTGAAAGAGCTGTTGTTCTTAAAAAAAACAATATTGATGTAACAGAGTGA
- a CDS encoding homoserine O-succinyltransferase yields MPIKIDSDLPARSTLENENIFVMTQERAASQDIRPLKIAIVNLMPTKEVTETQLLRLLSNTPLQIDISLVQMKGHVSKNTSSAHLEKFYINSEDILSQKFDGMIITGAPVEQIPFEQVDYWNELCKIMDYAKKNVFCTLYICWGAMAGLYHLYGINKHVVRDKFSGIYYSKLLDSTEPLLRGFDDFFPVPTSRYTRILPEDVLNNKKLKLLANSSVTGVTIAKSADNRSIFMTGHLEYDTDTLAQEYKRDIEKGLAAALPYNYFTDNNPQKAVFSRWRSTAHLFYSNWLNYYVYQATPYRLGDIEDK; encoded by the coding sequence GTGCCTATAAAAATAGACTCCGACCTTCCAGCAAGATCCACTCTGGAAAACGAAAACATCTTCGTAATGACGCAGGAACGCGCTGCCTCACAGGACATACGCCCCCTTAAAATAGCAATTGTAAACTTAATGCCAACAAAAGAAGTTACCGAAACCCAGCTTCTGAGGCTTCTGTCAAACACGCCGCTGCAGATAGACATTTCGCTTGTTCAGATGAAAGGACATGTTTCAAAAAATACAAGCAGCGCCCATCTTGAAAAATTCTATATAAATTCAGAAGACATTCTCTCGCAGAAATTCGACGGAATGATAATAACAGGAGCACCTGTTGAGCAGATTCCTTTTGAGCAGGTTGACTACTGGAACGAACTGTGCAAAATCATGGACTATGCAAAAAAGAACGTATTCTGCACGCTTTACATCTGCTGGGGAGCAATGGCAGGTCTTTACCACCTGTACGGAATAAACAAGCACGTGGTAAGGGACAAGTTTTCGGGCATTTACTACTCAAAGCTTCTTGATTCAACAGAGCCTCTTCTACGCGGATTCGATGACTTTTTCCCTGTTCCGACTTCGAGATACACAAGAATTCTTCCCGAAGACGTACTTAACAACAAAAAATTAAAGCTTCTGGCAAATTCTTCTGTTACCGGAGTCACAATCGCAAAATCAGCAGACAACCGTTCAATTTTTATGACCGGCCACCTTGAATACGACACAGACACCCTTGCGCAGGAATACAAACGCGACATAGAAAAAGGACTTGCAGCAGCCCTTCCTTACAATTATTTTACCGACAACAATCCGCAGAAAGCCGTTTTCTCACGCTGGAGAAGTACAGCCCACCTTTTCTATTCAAACTGGCTCAACTATTACGTTTACCAGGCAACACCTTACAGACTGGGCGACATAGAAGACAAATAG
- a CDS encoding SAM-dependent methyltransferase: MGVTIEKIPGAALLPYTDMKEMMLSELTRRLGVTLDGRNDYGDLVYLKNYDSDKIPYWCRTAMLEPSLVHFDSIGEAANVLRGMQRSWAPYTFTCFRRAALIQDKLPRVNLKARNFPFEIPRAPIGLYTLIDDKTMIVSAKTSSCLPAGSLLFNEDHENPPSRAYLKIQEALCMANHFFGAELPGPGQKCFEAGACPGGWTWVLVNAGSSVFAVDRSELAPSLMKNPLVTFRAHDAFTYTPKELGEFDWVLSDVICYPERLLEWIHVWLDSGKTKQMICTIKMQGEIDWNLVAEFEKIPFSKIVHLNYNKHELTFIHVEPKIEFSMVK, from the coding sequence ATGGGTGTTACTATAGAAAAAATTCCCGGCGCGGCTCTTCTTCCTTACACAGATATGAAGGAAATGATGCTTTCGGAACTTACGCGGCGTCTTGGTGTAACTTTGGACGGGCGCAATGACTACGGGGATCTTGTTTATTTAAAGAATTATGATTCAGACAAAATTCCGTACTGGTGCCGCACTGCTATGCTTGAACCGTCACTTGTACATTTTGACTCAATTGGTGAAGCAGCAAATGTTCTGCGCGGAATGCAGCGTTCGTGGGCTCCTTATACATTTACGTGTTTCAGGCGTGCGGCTCTTATTCAGGATAAGCTTCCCCGCGTGAACCTTAAGGCCAGAAATTTTCCTTTTGAAATACCTCGCGCTCCAATAGGCCTTTACACGCTTATTGACGACAAAACGATGATTGTTTCTGCAAAAACTTCAAGCTGTCTTCCTGCAGGTTCTCTTCTGTTTAACGAAGACCATGAAAATCCGCCGAGCAGAGCTTACCTTAAAATTCAGGAAGCGCTTTGTATGGCAAACCACTTCTTTGGTGCCGAGCTTCCCGGTCCCGGACAGAAGTGTTTTGAAGCCGGTGCCTGTCCCGGTGGCTGGACGTGGGTTCTTGTCAATGCCGGCTCTTCGGTTTTTGCAGTTGACAGAAGCGAACTTGCTCCGTCACTTATGAAAAATCCGTTGGTTACGTTCAGGGCGCACGATGCCTTTACATATACCCCTAAAGAACTTGGTGAATTTGACTGGGTTTTAAGCGACGTTATCTGCTACCCGGAACGTCTTTTGGAATGGATTCACGTGTGGCTGGACAGCGGCAAAACAAAGCAGATGATCTGTACGATAAAGATGCAGGGCGAAATTGACTGGAACCTTGTGGCTGAATTCGAAAAAATTCCGTTCAGCAAAATCGTTCACCTTAATTACAACAAACACGAACTTACGTTTATTCATGTTGAACCAAAAATTGAATTCAGCATGGTGAAATAA
- a CDS encoding PilZ domain-containing protein, which yields MKKEHRKEERFYEFGRVEAGQISVLPGVLDDISETGCKVHFTNPVDVDMENDYTLLIRLARGNCGRGLNLLGHPCWVKSDGSKTDIGFSFLRSPDTPELINCINCFKSDSGSDETIAGMFESSGSGFVYAL from the coding sequence ATGAAAAAGGAACACAGAAAGGAAGAGCGTTTTTATGAATTTGGCCGTGTAGAGGCCGGGCAGATTTCTGTTCTTCCAGGTGTGCTTGATGATATAAGCGAAACCGGCTGCAAGGTTCATTTTACCAATCCGGTTGACGTTGACATGGAAAATGACTATACGCTTCTTATAAGGCTTGCACGTGGCAACTGCGGAAGGGGACTCAATCTTCTGGGACACCCGTGCTGGGTCAAATCTGACGGCAGCAAAACAGACATAGGCTTTAGTTTTCTGCGCTCGCCCGATACCCCGGAACTTATAAACTGCATAAACTGTTTCAAGTCTGACTCTGGCTCTGATGAAACAATAGCCGGGATGTTTGAATCGTCAGGTTCAGGTTTTGTTTATGCTCTCTGA
- the fabZ gene encoding 3-hydroxyacyl-ACP dehydratase FabZ, whose protein sequence is MAAFTDIETLLPHRKPFLFVDTIESYDDNGCVCTRKFTDEDFFFKGHFPEYPVVPGVILIETMAQGGGAALSLQKKFEEGSLFFLATVDKVKFRHQVRPGDTVRMEVTNLRATPHMVKQAGKAYVGETLCAEAEWMCLVGSADSAK, encoded by the coding sequence ATGGCAGCATTTACTGATATTGAAACACTTTTGCCGCACAGAAAGCCGTTCCTTTTTGTTGACACAATTGAAAGCTACGACGACAATGGATGTGTCTGTACAAGAAAATTTACTGACGAAGACTTTTTCTTTAAGGGACATTTTCCGGAATATCCTGTTGTTCCCGGCGTTATTCTTATAGAAACAATGGCCCAGGGCGGCGGAGCAGCATTAAGCCTTCAGAAAAAGTTCGAAGAAGGAAGCCTTTTCTTTCTTGCAACTGTAGACAAGGTTAAGTTTCGCCACCAGGTTCGTCCCGGTGATACTGTACGCATGGAAGTTACCAATCTCAGGGCAACACCGCACATGGTAAAGCAGGCCGGAAAAGCTTATGTAGGAGAGACTCTCTGCGCAGAAGCCGAATGGATGTGCCTTGTAGGAAGCGCTGATTCAGCCAAATAA
- the fabF gene encoding beta-ketoacyl-ACP synthase II: MRRVVVTGMGCVSPVGNSADETWEAIKAGKSGIGLITRYDATPFKVKYAAEVKDFDASKYMDPKAARKMAMFSKLAVAAAKMALDDSNLTDNKEVLNDTSIFLGVGIGGFEVTESSLKSYFESNFTRIPPMTIPELIPNEAAANISMTFGIHGATHTIATACASGTDAIGDALDSIRCGRNDVVLAGGAESTQNGFSNLGFAVLQALSSKWADDPTKSSRPFDKQRDGFVMGEGSTILVLEEYEHAKARGAKIYAEVAGYGASSDGYHLTAPNPDGLIGAKAMTAAMKDAGVKPEDVTYYNAHGTSTHLNDSGETKMLHIAFGDAAKKLHISSTKSMTGHCLGNAGSLEAFVCVKSIQEGFIPPTINLDEPDVEGGCDLDYTPNKGIDMDVNVAMSGNFGFGGHNGILVFKKI, translated from the coding sequence ATGCGTAGAGTAGTAGTTACAGGAATGGGATGCGTTTCTCCGGTAGGAAACAGCGCAGACGAAACATGGGAAGCAATCAAGGCCGGAAAGAGCGGAATAGGACTTATTACACGCTATGACGCAACACCGTTCAAGGTAAAATATGCTGCAGAAGTAAAGGATTTTGATGCTTCAAAGTATATGGATCCGAAGGCCGCAAGAAAGATGGCTATGTTCTCAAAGCTTGCAGTTGCCGCAGCAAAAATGGCCCTTGACGATTCAAATCTTACAGACAACAAAGAAGTTCTTAACGATACAAGCATTTTCCTTGGAGTAGGAATCGGCGGTTTTGAAGTAACAGAAAGCAGCCTCAAGAGTTACTTTGAGTCAAACTTTACACGCATTCCCCCAATGACAATTCCTGAACTTATTCCGAACGAAGCTGCTGCAAACATAAGTATGACTTTCGGAATTCACGGTGCTACACATACAATTGCTACAGCATGTGCTTCGGGAACAGACGCTATCGGTGATGCACTTGATTCTATCCGCTGCGGAAGAAACGATGTTGTTCTTGCAGGCGGTGCAGAAAGTACACAGAACGGTTTCTCAAACCTTGGATTCGCTGTTCTTCAGGCACTGAGTTCAAAATGGGCAGACGATCCTACAAAATCAAGCCGCCCGTTCGACAAGCAGCGCGACGGTTTTGTTATGGGTGAAGGCTCTACAATTCTTGTTCTTGAAGAGTATGAGCATGCAAAGGCCCGCGGTGCAAAGATTTATGCAGAAGTTGCAGGTTACGGTGCTTCAAGCGACGGTTACCATCTTACAGCACCCAACCCCGACGGACTTATCGGTGCAAAGGCAATGACAGCCGCAATGAAAGATGCAGGAGTCAAGCCCGAAGATGTAACATATTACAACGCACACGGAACAAGTACACATCTTAACGACTCGGGCGAAACAAAGATGCTTCACATTGCATTCGGCGATGCTGCAAAGAAACTGCACATTTCTTCTACAAAGAGCATGACAGGACACTGTCTCGGAAACGCAGGTTCACTTGAAGCATTCGTTTGCGTAAAGTCTATTCAGGAAGGATTCATTCCGCCTACAATCAACCTTGACGAGCCTGATGTAGAAGGCGGATGTGACCTTGACTACACACCCAACAAGGGAATTGATATGGACGTTAACGTTGCAATGAGCGGTAACTTTGGCTTCGGCGGCCACAACGGAATTCTTGTTTTCAAGAAGATCTGA
- the fabG gene encoding 3-oxoacyl-[acyl-carrier-protein] reductase, whose translation MLLENKKALVTGSSRGIGRKIAEAFLSEGAEVWGMCTHESAGKAELEKLAADHGTKFHEFYADAGNAEQLTAAVKGALSEAGGFDVLVNNAGITRDTLSFRMKKEDWDSVLAVNLTSAFLVCQIVSNDMIHKKTGSIINMASIVGIHGGAGQVNYSASKGGLIAYSKSLAKEVGSRGVRVNCIAPGFIDTDMTKAVKEDIRKSWVEGIPLKRAGTAEDVANAALFLASGMSTYITGQVIGVDGGMGC comes from the coding sequence ATGTTGCTTGAGAATAAAAAAGCGTTGGTTACCGGTTCTTCACGCGGAATCGGAAGAAAAATAGCTGAGGCTTTTCTTTCAGAAGGTGCCGAAGTCTGGGGAATGTGTACACATGAGTCTGCCGGTAAAGCCGAACTTGAAAAACTTGCTGCAGACCACGGAACAAAATTCCATGAGTTCTATGCAGATGCAGGAAACGCAGAACAGCTTACTGCCGCAGTAAAGGGCGCACTTTCTGAAGCCGGCGGATTTGATGTTCTTGTAAATAACGCAGGAATTACACGCGATACACTTAGCTTCCGCATGAAGAAAGAAGACTGGGATTCTGTTCTTGCCGTTAACCTTACCTCGGCTTTCCTTGTATGCCAGATTGTAAGCAACGACATGATTCACAAAAAGACAGGCTCTATCATCAACATGGCTTCCATTGTCGGAATCCACGGCGGTGCAGGACAGGTAAACTATTCTGCAAGCAAGGGCGGTCTTATTGCATATTCAAAGTCTCTGGCAAAAGAAGTCGGTTCAAGAGGAGTGCGCGTAAACTGTATTGCACCGGGCTTTATTGACACAGACATGACAAAGGCCGTAAAAGAAGATATCCGCAAGAGCTGGGTAGAAGGAATTCCTCTCAAGCGTGCGGGAACTGCAGAAGATGTTGCAAACGCAGCACTTTTCCTTGCAAGCGGAATGAGCACTTACATTACAGGACAGGTAATCGGAGTTGACGGCGGCATGGGCTGCTGA
- a CDS encoding ACP S-malonyltransferase, which translates to MAKKYAFLFPGQGAQAPGMIKDVADAFPAAKKVVDDVSAIINLDMAKLLWESDAAELSRSDNSQIAITTASIALMAVLKEKGIEPSAAMGFSLGEFPALYAAGVLSFEDVISVVRRRGLIMQAVCEEIAAENEGHVPGMSAIIGLSPDKVKEIAAGIKDAYAANMNSVKQTVISGTFDALAAAEKAATEAGARRAIRLKVAGPFHSPLMQKAAVEFEKAIADVKFADPKIKLFSNVTGKEVLKGDEAKSSAVLHLTHPVLWTDEEKVLGSLITADSANEWTVLEPGPGKVLSGLWRDTEFGEKYVCAPVNTVDSVNAAAL; encoded by the coding sequence ATGGCCAAGAAGTATGCTTTCTTATTTCCGGGACAGGGTGCACAGGCTCCCGGCATGATAAAGGATGTTGCAGACGCTTTTCCTGCAGCAAAAAAAGTTGTAGACGATGTTTCTGCAATTATCAATCTTGATATGGCAAAGCTTTTGTGGGAATCAGATGCCGCAGAATTGAGCCGTTCTGACAACAGCCAGATTGCAATTACAACGGCATCCATAGCTTTGATGGCAGTCCTTAAGGAAAAGGGAATCGAACCTTCTGCTGCCATGGGATTCAGCCTTGGTGAATTTCCTGCCCTTTATGCTGCAGGAGTTCTTTCTTTTGAAGATGTAATCAGTGTAGTACGCCGCCGCGGTCTTATTATGCAGGCAGTCTGTGAAGAAATTGCCGCAGAAAATGAAGGCCATGTTCCCGGAATGAGCGCAATAATCGGCCTTTCCCCTGACAAAGTAAAGGAAATTGCAGCTGGAATAAAGGATGCCTATGCTGCAAACATGAATTCTGTAAAGCAGACAGTTATAAGCGGAACATTTGATGCACTTGCCGCAGCCGAAAAAGCCGCTACAGAAGCCGGTGCACGCCGCGCAATCCGCCTTAAGGTTGCAGGTCCTTTCCACAGCCCGCTTATGCAGAAGGCAGCAGTTGAGTTTGAAAAGGCCATTGCAGATGTTAAGTTTGCAGACCCGAAAATAAAGCTTTTCTCAAACGTTACAGGAAAAGAAGTTCTTAAGGGAGACGAGGCAAAGTCTTCTGCTGTTCTTCACCTTACACACCCGGTTCTCTGGACCGACGAAGAAAAGGTTTTGGGCAGCCTTATTACCGCTGACTCTGCAAATGAGTGGACAGTTCTTGAGCCGGGACCGGGAAAGGTTCTGTCAGGTCTCTGGCGCGATACTGAATTCGGTGAAAAATATGTCTGTGCCCCGGTAAATACGGTCGACTCCGTTAATGCCGCTGCACTTTGA
- a CDS encoding GGDEF domain-containing protein, whose product MRLKKRVALLIDYVETEYSQRLVRGASDYLSKHNAELVVFPAGTINAVNFSYNYQYLAVASHVTPQNVDGIIFMTGSHLNNVTPEYMHSYLKSFAPVPVVSIGYKFDDIPSVVSSCAGSMYDLVSHIITTHGRRKIALMGVEGNSQEVSDRKSAFLNTLKQFRVEFDPSREIYGGFTYDTARSALRSYLSKKGQFDFDAIVALNDEMAFACLDIFKENGISVPEDIVVTGFDDEIRSSYVTPTLSTVNQNVEQQAYSAAEILLNIIEGKDTVLSVRVPSEAVFRQSCGCVPPGAHDCEGIDVRGKTVVANSELKVFDISQWYDNRNQFVQVIQLFSDIQVDISIDVLRSRIKSDLSGFGIKSAAVCLFSRPVETDRFEYFPLPPGANVFCAFDKDNCFSLTGDSITFDPRKTMVPEGIFASLDGMYVCSLYRARVLYGYIIYRPGSYDITVYSMVCKLLSSSIASAVSVSAARQRQSKLQKEYDAACAVSVTDDMTGLLNRRGFMSLGTKALENAFLSGTSGLVLFGDMDGLKKINDTYGHSAGDRAIKAEARILKEAFRSSDILGRLGGDEFAIIASGLGEERFQEIKTTLDSKCEEYNCTSGEPYVLSLSMGYSVFHPMMREYDIKILLELADEALYEEKKHKKSLCR is encoded by the coding sequence ATGCGCTTAAAAAAGAGAGTTGCGCTGCTTATAGACTATGTAGAAACTGAATATTCGCAGCGGCTGGTGAGAGGAGCTTCAGATTATCTCAGCAAACATAATGCCGAACTTGTTGTTTTTCCGGCAGGCACCATTAACGCTGTAAACTTTTCATACAATTACCAGTATCTTGCCGTTGCGTCGCATGTTACCCCGCAGAATGTAGACGGAATTATTTTCATGACGGGTTCCCATCTTAACAATGTTACCCCCGAATACATGCATTCTTATTTGAAGTCTTTTGCGCCTGTTCCTGTTGTGAGTATAGGATATAAATTTGACGATATTCCTTCTGTAGTTTCTTCCTGTGCCGGAAGCATGTATGATCTTGTTTCGCATATAATCACCACACACGGTCGCAGAAAAATTGCACTTATGGGAGTAGAAGGCAACTCTCAGGAAGTAAGCGACAGAAAATCTGCTTTTCTTAACACTTTAAAACAGTTCAGGGTAGAATTTGATCCTTCCCGTGAAATTTACGGTGGTTTTACTTACGACACGGCCCGTTCCGCACTGCGCTCCTATCTTAGTAAAAAAGGGCAGTTCGATTTTGACGCAATTGTGGCTCTTAATGACGAGATGGCCTTTGCGTGCCTGGACATTTTTAAGGAAAACGGAATTTCTGTTCCCGAAGACATTGTGGTTACCGGCTTTGATGATGAAATCCGCTCTTCTTACGTGACGCCGACACTTTCTACGGTAAACCAGAATGTTGAACAGCAGGCCTATTCCGCCGCGGAAATTCTTCTTAATATTATTGAAGGAAAAGATACGGTTCTTTCTGTAAGGGTTCCGTCAGAAGCGGTTTTCAGACAGTCCTGCGGCTGTGTTCCTCCGGGAGCACATGACTGTGAAGGAATTGATGTACGCGGAAAAACTGTTGTGGCCAATTCTGAGCTTAAGGTTTTTGACATTTCGCAGTGGTATGACAACAGAAACCAGTTTGTTCAGGTTATCCAGCTTTTTTCTGACATTCAGGTAGATATTTCTATTGATGTACTCCGTTCGCGCATTAAATCTGATCTTTCGGGGTTTGGAATAAAGTCTGCAGCCGTGTGTCTTTTTTCGAGGCCGGTAGAAACTGACCGCTTTGAGTATTTTCCTCTCCCGCCGGGTGCAAATGTATTCTGCGCCTTTGACAAAGACAACTGTTTTTCGCTTACCGGTGATTCCATTACATTTGACCCGCGCAAAACTATGGTTCCAGAAGGAATTTTTGCTTCTCTCGACGGAATGTATGTCTGTTCGCTTTACAGGGCAAGGGTTTTGTACGGCTACATAATTTACAGACCCGGTTCTTACGATATTACGGTTTACAGCATGGTTTGCAAACTGCTTTCTTCCAGCATTGCAAGTGCGGTTTCTGTAAGTGCTGCAAGGCAGCGGCAGTCAAAACTCCAGAAGGAATACGATGCGGCCTGTGCTGTTTCTGTTACTGACGACATGACTGGTCTTTTGAACAGGCGTGGCTTTATGTCTCTGGGAACAAAGGCTCTGGAAAATGCATTTCTTTCGGGAACGAGCGGTCTGGTGCTTTTTGGAGACATGGACGGTCTTAAAAAGATAAATGACACTTACGGACATTCGGCCGGAGACCGTGCAATAAAGGCAGAAGCGCGCATTCTTAAGGAAGCATTCCGTTCGTCAGATATTTTGGGCCGTCTTGGCGGTGACGAATTTGCCATTATTGCTTCGGGACTGGGTGAAGAGCGCTTTCAGGAAATAAAGACAACTCTTGACAGCAAATGTGAAGAATACAACTGCACTTCGGGAGAGCCATACGTTCTTTCATTGAGCATGGGTTATTCTGTATTCCACCCGATGATGCGCGAATATGATATAAAAATTCTTCTGGAACTTGCAGACGAAGCGCTGTACGAAGAAAAAAAACACAAAAAATCCCTCTGCCGGTAA